A genome region from Novipirellula galeiformis includes the following:
- a CDS encoding type IV pilin protein, translating into MFQVVLLLGCLSVAGAAMMALRSWVTERSRVTTAFEYLYEVQHSQQRYFAQTGTYAERLADLDLSIPSPAYFAVGELEIRQRDTTGPAWRMQLNRVGVAPLFGAYEITFDGSGFVASASSVQPWIVPANIGAWQASDPRALAKL; encoded by the coding sequence TTGCCGGAGCGGCGATGATGGCGCTCCGTTCGTGGGTCACCGAGCGGTCACGCGTGACGACGGCGTTTGAATACCTGTACGAGGTCCAACATTCACAACAGCGTTATTTCGCTCAAACGGGGACCTATGCCGAGCGACTAGCCGATTTGGATCTGTCGATCCCCTCGCCAGCCTATTTTGCGGTGGGAGAGCTCGAAATTCGACAGCGTGATACAACAGGGCCGGCATGGCGAATGCAGCTCAATCGAGTGGGCGTTGCCCCCTTGTTTGGTGCTTACGAAATCACCTTTGATGGCTCAGGATTTGTCGCCAGTGCGTCGTCGGTCCAGCCGTGGATCGTGCCAGCAAACATCGGTGCATGGCAGGCGAGTGATCCTCGAGCGTTGGCAAAACTCTAG